One window from the genome of Saimiri boliviensis isolate mSaiBol1 chromosome 2, mSaiBol1.pri, whole genome shotgun sequence encodes:
- the LOC120366333 gene encoding small ribosomal subunit protein uS2-like yields the protein MSGALDVLQMKEEDVLKFLAAGTHLGGTNLDFQMEQYIYKRKSDGIYIINLKRTREKLLLAARAIVAIENPADVSVISSRNTGQRAVLKFAAATGATPIAGRFTPGTFTNQIQAAFREPRLLVVTDPRADHQPLTEASYVNLPTIALCNTDSPLRYVDIAIPCNNKGAHSVGLMWWMLAREVLRMRGTISREHPWEVMPDLYFYRDPEETENEEQAAADKAVTKEEFQGEWTAPAPEFTATQPEVADWSEGVQVPSVPIQQFPTEDWSAQPATEDWSAAPTAQATEWVGATTEWS from the coding sequence ATGTCCGGAGCCCTTGATGTCCTGCAAATGAAAGAGGAGGATGTCCTTAAGTTCCTGGCAGCAGGAACCCATTTAGGTGGCACCAACCTTGACTTCCAGATGGAACAGTATATCTACAAAAGGAAAAGTGATGGCATCTACATCATAAATCTGAAGAGGACCCGGGAGAAGCTGCTTTTGGCAGCTCGTGCCATTGTTGCCATTGAAAACCCTGCTGATGTCAGTGTCATATCCTCCAGGAATACTGGCCAGAGGGCCGTGCTGAAGTTTGCTGCTGCCACAGGAGCCACTCCAATTGCTGGCCGCTTTACTCCTGGAACCTTCACCAACCAGATCCAGGCAGCCTTCCGGGAGCCACGGCTGCTGGTGGTTACTGACCCCAGGGCTGACCACCAGCCTCTCACGGAGGCGTCTTATGTTAACCTACCTACCATTGCTCTGTGTAACACAGATTCTCCTCTGCGCTATGTGGACATTGCCATCCCATGCAACAACAAGGGAGCTCACTCGGTGGGTTTGATGTGGTGGATGCTGGCTCGGGAGGTTTTGCGCATGCGTGGCACCATTTCCCGTGAACACCCGTGGGAGGTCATGCCTGATCTCTACTTCTACAGAGATCCTGAAGAGACTGAAAATGAAGAGCAGGCTGCTGCTGACAAGGCTGTGACCAAGGAGGAATTTCAGGGCGAGTGGACCGCTCCCGCTCCTGAGTTCACTGCTACCCAGCCTGAGGTTGCTGACTGGTCTGAAGGCGTGCAGGTGCCCTCTGTGCCCATCCAGCAGTTCCCCACTGAAGACTGGAGCGCCCAGCCTGCCACAGAagactggtctgcagctcccactgctcAGGCCACTGAATGGGTAGGAGCAACCACTGAATGGTCTTAA